Below is a genomic region from Verrucomicrobiia bacterium.
GGAATCATTCGGAATCCCGACTACACCATGGAGCAGGTGGTTGCAGTGGCGCGCAAGCTTCGGCTCGAGCACGACTTCAGGGGCTACATTCATCTCAAGACCATCCCTGAAGCCAGCCAGGCGTTGATCGATGAAGCGGGAAGGTTTGCGGATCGGATCAGCATCAACATCGAATTGCCACGATCCGCCGATTTGGAGCGGTTTGCGCCTGAGAAGAATCTGGATCGAATCCAGGGTGCGATGGGCGCGATTCACGAGCGCATTGAGCAGAGCCGAAGTGAGCAAAAGGACGCCGCCAAGCCTGCGTTTGCTGCTGCAGGCCAAAGCACCCAAATGATTGTCGGGGCGACCGACGCTTCCGATCACGACATCCTGGAACGCGCCTCAAGTTTGTACCATCGATTCAAGCTGCGCCGCGTTTATTACTCGGCATTCAGTCCGATTCCGTCTGCGTCCGCCCATTTGCCGCTGGTCGCCCCGCCGCTCGTGCGGGAGCATCGGTTGTATCAGGCCGACTGGCTGATGCGTTTCTATGGATTCAAGGCACAAGAACTGACAAGCAACGCTGCGCCGCATCTTGATCTTCGATTTGATCCAAAACTGGCTTGGGCATTGCAGCATCGATCGCATTTTCCGGTTGATGTAAACAAAGCACCGCGGTTGTTGCTGCTTCGTGTCCCTGGCTTCGGAGTCAAGAATGTGGATCGCATTCTCCAGGCGCGGCGTTGGTCGAAGGTCCGCTTGCAGGATCTGGTCCGGCTGCGGGTGCCGATGAAGAAGGCGCTGCCATTCATTGAAACGGCGGATCATCATCCAGGACGCGAACTGGACAGTGAAGCGCTGACAAGGAAACTCGCTCCTCCGCCTGAGCAATTGAACCTGTTCGCTGCACCCGAGCTCTCCGTCCACAACGGGCAACTGTGAAAACGCTGCGGATCGAAGACAATTTTGAATCGTGGCAGGCAGCGGCCCGCGCCGCTCTCGCCCATAATCAGGAGCCTGGCGACGTCATTTGGGAGATACGCGGCGCGGAGCCGGAGCTGGGTCTGTTTGCGCGGACGGAAATCACGGCGGGAGCAAGCGTGTTGAACGACGCGAAAGCTCGATCCGCTTTCCGCGTGCCGGCTGCCTTCCTTGAGCTTGCGCGTTCCGCTGCGCTGCATTCGGATCCAGGGAAATGGCCATTGCTGTATCGCGTTCTTTGGCGCCTGACCCATGGTGAATCCCGATTGCTCCAAATCCCAACAGATGCGGATTTCATCGCGACGGCGCACCTCGCCCGGGAGGTCCAGAAGGATGCTTATCGCATGCGCCAGTACGTGCGATTCCGTGAAACAAGGCTGGAGGGGGAGCCATGGTTTGTCGCGTGGTATGAGCCCGGGCATGATTCGGTTCACCTGAACCAGCAGTTCTTCAAGGACCGTTTCGCGAATCATCGCTGGTCGATTCTTACGCCGAAGCGCTGCATGCATTGGGACGGGGCGGAAATCCGGTTCAGCGAAGGCGTGGCGCAATCGCAGGCTCCTGCGGGCGACGATGTCGAGCCGCTGTGGGTGACT
It encodes:
- a CDS encoding putative DNA modification/repair radical SAM protein; this translates as MDLPQKLAILADAAKYDASCASNGGEKRSSRGGSGVGSVTGAGICHSFTPDGRCVSLLKVLLTNYCIFDCLYCVNRVSSDIPRARFTPDEVVQLTLDFYKRNYIEGLFLSSGIIRNPDYTMEQVVAVARKLRLEHDFRGYIHLKTIPEASQALIDEAGRFADRISINIELPRSADLERFAPEKNLDRIQGAMGAIHERIEQSRSEQKDAAKPAFAAAGQSTQMIVGATDASDHDILERASSLYHRFKLRRVYYSAFSPIPSASAHLPLVAPPLVREHRLYQADWLMRFYGFKAQELTSNAAPHLDLRFDPKLAWALQHRSHFPVDVNKAPRLLLLRVPGFGVKNVDRILQARRWSKVRLQDLVRLRVPMKKALPFIETADHHPGRELDSEALTRKLAPPPEQLNLFAAPELSVHNGQL